A genome region from Mus musculus strain 129S6/SvEvTac chromosome 11 genomic contig, GRCm38.p6 alternate locus group 129S6/SvEvTac 129S6/SVEVTAC_MMCHR11_CTG1 includes the following:
- the Olfr315 gene encoding olfactory receptor 315 — protein sequence MKTPSNSTEADFILLGLFSHTHAHSLLLSVVLVIFTASLMGNTLMILLICRDPRLHTPMYFLLSQLSLMDMMLVSTIVPKMAANYLTSTRSISPAGCGSQIFLFLTLAGGECFLLAAMSYDRYVAICFPLRYHVLMNPKLCAYLTVGSWLLGAADGLMQAGTILSFPFCHSRTINHFFCEAPSLVRLACADTKVFEFFMYICCILMLLIPLSLVLASYSLILATVLRMRSSAARKKAFTTCSSHLAVVGLFYGAIIFIYMRPKSHQPGKSDKVVSAFYTIFTPVLNPLIYSVRNKEVKGALRKWLQKTV from the coding sequence ATGAAGACCCCCAGTAACAGCACAGAGGCGGACTTCATTCTTCTCGGCCTCTTCAGCCACACACACGCCCACTCGCTCCTGCTTTCTGTTGTGTTAGTAATCTTCACCGCCTCTCTGATGGGCAATACCCTCATGATCCTTCTCATCTGCAGGGACCCCAGGCTGCACACGCCCATGTATTTCCTTCTCAGCCAGCTCTCCCTCATGGACATGATGCTAGTCTCCACCATTGTCCCCAAGATGGCAGCCAACTACTTGACGAGCACGAGATCCATCTCCCCTGCAGGCTGTGGCTCCcagatcttcctcttcctcactttGGCAGGGGGCGAGTGCTTCCTCCTGGCAGCCATGTCCTATGATCGCTACGTAGCCATATGCTTTCCCCTGCGCTACCATGTCCTCATGAACCCCAAGTTGTGTGCATACCTGACAGTGGGGTCCTGGCTCCTGGGAGCTGCCGATGGACTGATGCAGGCGGGCACCATCCTGAGTTTCCCTTTCTGCCACTCTCGAACAATCAACCACTTCTTCTGTGAGGCACCTTCTCTGGTGCGCCTCGCCTGCGCAGACACCAAAGTCTTTGAGTTCTTCATGTACATCTGCTGCATTCTGATGCTCCTGATCCCGCTGTCCCTCGTCCTGGCTTCCTACTCGCTCATCCTGGCCACGGTGCTCCGCATGCGATCCTCCGCAGCCCGGAAGAAAGCCTTCACCACCTGCTCTTCACACCTGGCTGTGGTGGGGTTGTTCTACGGGGCCATCATCTTCATCTACATGAGACCCAAGTCCCACCAGCCAGGCAAGAGTGACAAAGTGGTGTCTGCCTTCTACACCATCTTCACGCCGGTGCTGAACCCTCTCATATACAGTGTGAGAAACAAGGAGGTCAAGGGAGCCTTGAGGAAGTGGCTGCAGAAGACAGTGTGA